The following coding sequences lie in one Arachis ipaensis cultivar K30076 chromosome B05, Araip1.1, whole genome shotgun sequence genomic window:
- the LOC107641309 gene encoding uncharacterized protein LOC107641309 produces the protein MEWALQAQQVPRSNGLNLELISCKGQMIVTDYTSRFEKLCRFSRICQGAPEDFTEWKYIKYEGGLRSDILSFVAPMKIRVFSELVNKSRVAEECVRKAAAKKGSLRGRRFGKQPQQDLNCQRCGKYHPGVPYRSGLGVCYFCGQPRHLANNCPKKRKYEAGRVQQPGRVYTTSAAGAEGSKTLIRGATHSFIALEKANELGLRMVVLGYDLKVHNATHEATVTRLGCPQVPFRIQQREFVHDLICLPMNGIDLILGLDWLSKNHVLLDRSEKSVQFMPERSEAPVMVNSYYLNSMIVNYSGIEYQGIMLLTAGVSGDDQSLEQIPVVCEFPDVFPDDINEFSPNQEVEFSIELVPGAGPISITPYRMSPLEMVELKAQLEDLLVFMDYMNRIFWSYLDKFVIVFIDDILVYSKTEEGHADHLRTVLQILRDKKLYAKLSKCEFWKSEVKFLGHVVSKQRIFMDPAKLALPLTKLTRKDTPFVWTSEREESFQALKQRLTTTPVLILPEPSESFEVYCDASLKGKANVVADALSRKSLYAAWMMLREGISSDFKSELLKAHQDGEALRKVLPAIEQEKQWRVSEGKDGLWRFKNRIVVPDVGHLRQSILKEAHKSGDPRFTSRFWGAFQRVFGTQLSLSTAYHPQTDGQSERTIQTLEDMLRIKKIRSRTLIAQSRQKSYADQRRKPLEFEEGEHVFLKVTPTTGVGRAIKTKKLNPCYIGPFEILKRIGPVAYRIALPPYLSNLHDLFHVSQLRKYTPDASHVLEPEPIQVREDLTLPVIPVRIDDTSVKRLRGKKVSLQNAESHQQGRRRKKPQCYGKYQNAVIPPFEFRSLHRLWPRDHRVELYVFTGTIL, from the exons ATGGAATGGGCGTTGCAGGCTCAACAGGTTCCGAGGAGCAATGGGTTGAATTTGGAACTTATCAGCTGCAAG GGCCAGATGATTGTTACTGACTATACTAGCAGGTTTGAGAAGTTATGTCGCTTTTCTCGTATTTGTCAAGGTGCGCCTGAAGATTTTACTGAATGGAAGTATATTAAATATGAGGGAGGTCTTCGGAGCGATATTCTGAGCTTCGTTGCCCCAATGAAGATCAGAGTATTTtctgaattggtgaataagagtagggtggctgaggAATGTGTGAGGAAGGCGGCAGCAAAGAAAGGAAGTCTGAGG GGGAGAAGGTTTGGAAAGCAGCCACAGCAGGATTTGAACTGTCAAAGGTGTGGAAAGTATCATCCTGGAGTTCCGTACAGATCAGGACTTGGGGTATGCTATTTTTGTGGACAGCCCAGACATTTGGCCAATAATTGTCCGAAGAAGAGAAAGTATGAGGCTGGTAGGGTACAGCAGCCAGGGAGAGTGTATACCACTTCTGCAGCAGGTGCTGAGGGATCTAAGACACTGAttagag gagcaacTCATTCATTTATTGCACTTGAAAAGGCTAATGAATTAGGATTGAGGATGGTGGTTTTAGGTTATGATTTGAAAGTGCATAATGCTACTCATGAAGCTACGGTGACTAGGTTAGGATGTCCACAAGTTCCATTTCGAATACAACAGCGTGAATTTGTGCACGATTTGATTTGTTTGCCGATGAATGGTATTGATCTTATTttgggattggattggttatccaagaatcatgttttgcttgaCCGTTCTGAAAAGTCAGTACAGTTTATGCCGGAAAGGTCGGAAGCACCGGTTAtggtgaatagttactatttAAACTCTATGATAGTAAATTATTCTGGAATTGAATATCAGGGCattatgttattaactgcggGAGTATCAGGTGATGATCAAAGTTTAGAGCAAATTCCGGTTGTATGTGAATTTCCAGACGTGTTTccggatgatattaatgaattttcACCTAACCAGGAGGTTGAATTCTCAATTGAGTTAGTGCCTGGAGCCGGTCCGATTTCGAttactccttataggatgtcacctttagaaatggtTGAACTGAAGGCTCAGctggaagatctgttgg tattcatggattatatgaacaggattttCTGGTCGTACCTGGACAAGTTTGtcattgtcttcattgatgatattcttgtttacTCTAAGACTGAGGAGGGGCATGCTGATCACTTGCGAACTGTGCTGCAAATTCTGAGAGACAAGAAGTTATAcgctaagttatctaaatgcgagttctggaagagtgaggtgaagtttcttGGTCACGTAGTGAGCAAGCAGAGAATATTTATGGATCCTGCTAAG CTtgccttacctttaactaagttgactaggaaggatacaCCTTTTGTCTGGACTTCGGAGCGTGAGGAGAGTTTTCAAGCATTGAAGCAAAGGTTGACTACTACACCCGTGTTGATATTGCCTGAGCCAAGTGAATCgtttgaagtatactgtgatgCATCATTAAAGG gaaaagcgaacgttgtgGCAGACGCCTTGAGTCGGaagtctttatatgcagcttggatgatgttGCGAGaaggcatttcaag tgattttaaatcagaacttctgaaggctcatcAAGATGGTGAAGCATTACGTAAAGTATTGCCGGCAATTGAACAGGAAAagcagtggagagtgtcagaaggtAAGGATGGTTTATGGAGGTTTAAGAACCGGATTGTTGTACCAGATGTCGGACACCTGCGACAAAGtatcttgaaggaagctcataagagcgg GGATCCTCGTTTTACATCAAGGTTCTGGGGAGCCTTTCAGCGTGTATTTGGGACTCAGTTGAGTTTGAGTACTgcatatcaccctcagacagatggtcagtcaGAGAGAACTATCCAaaccttggaggatatgctaagg ataaagaagattcgtagcCGAACGCTTATAGCCCAGAGCCGTCAGAAAAGTTATGCTGATCAAAGGCGAAAGCCTTTGGagtttgaagaaggagagcatgtcTTTCTGAAGGTTACACCAACcactggagtgggaagagctattaagactaagaaaTTGAATCCCTgttatattggaccgtttgagatctTGAAAAGAATTGGGCCGgtggcttatagaattgccttaccgcCGTATCTTTCGAACTTGCACGACCTGTTTCatgtgtcacagcttcggaagtatactcctgacgcAAGTCATGTCCTAGAACCGGAACCGATTCAAGTGAGAGAAGACCTAACACTTCCAGTAATTCCGGTGAGAATTGATGACACTAGTGTTAAACGATTGCGTGGAAAGAAAGTATCACTG CAAAACGCTGAAAGCCATCAACaggggagaagaaggaagaaaccCCAATGCTACGGTAAATATCAAAACGCCGTAATTCCTCCGTTTGAGttccgatcgctgcaccgtttgtggccacgtgaCCACCGCGTTGAGCTCTACGTTTTTACTGGAACAATTTTATAG